In Euphorbia lathyris chromosome 9, ddEupLath1.1, whole genome shotgun sequence, the following are encoded in one genomic region:
- the LOC136206447 gene encoding 26S proteasome non-ATPase regulatory subunit 7 homolog A-like has translation MDVIKTQQIQARPIEKVIVHPLVLLSIVDNYNRVAKDTRKRVIGVLLGSSFKGTVDVTNSYAVPFEEDDKDSSIWFLDHNYHESMFSMFKRINAKEHVVGWYSTGPKLRENDLDIHQLFHNYVQNPVLVIIDVQPKELGIPTKAYYDVEEVKENATQKSQKVFVHVLSEIAAHEVEEIGVEHLLRDVKDTTISTLATEVTGKLTALKGLDARLKEIRGYLDLVIDGKLPLNHEILYHLQDVFNLLPNLNVTELIKAFAVKTNDMMLVIYLSSLIRSVIALHNLINNKMLNKEHEKAEDAKPATIPAVNGS, from the exons ATGGATGTGATCAAGACACAGCAAATACAGGCGAGGCCGATAGAGAAAGTAATAGTTCACCCGCTGGTTCTACTGAGCATCGTCGATAACTATAATAGAGTCGCCAAGGACACTCGCAAACGAGTTATTGGGGTCTTACTTGGTAGTTCTTTTAAAGGCACCGTTGATGTCACCAACAGTTATGCAG TGCCctttgaagaagatgataagGACTCAAGTATATGGTTTCTTGACCACAACTACCATGAATCTATGTTTTCGATGTTCAAAAGAATAAATG CCAAGGAGCATGTAGTAGGTTGGTATAGCACAGGCCCAAAGCTACGGGAGAACGATCTAGATATTCACCAATTATTCCACAA CTATGTCCAAAATCCTGTTCTGGTGATTATTGATGTTCAGCCGAAGGAGCTGGGAATACCTACCAAGGCCTACTATGATGTTGAAGAGGTTAAAGAG AATGCTACTCAAAAGAGCCAGAAGGTTTTTGTTCATGTGCTGTCAGAAATTGCTGCTCATGAGGTTGAGGAAATCG GAGTTGAACACTTGTTAAGGGATGTGAAGGACACAACCATTAGCACACTTGCAACTGAG GTTACCGGTAAACTTACAGCCTTGAAGGGTTTGGATGCACGACTAAAAGAAATACGAGGTTACCTTGATCTTGTCATTGACGGAAAGCTTCCGTTAAATCATGAGATACTTTACCATTTACAG GATGTGTTCAACCTACTGCCGAATCTTAATGTGACAGAGCTGATCAAGGCTTTTGCTG TAAAAACAAATGACATGATGTTGGTGATATATCTGTCCTCTCTCATCCGAAGCGTCATTGCACTCCACAACTTGATTAATAATAAG ATGCTGAACAAAGAACATGAGAAAGCTGAGGATGCAAAACCAGCAACAATCCCAGCCGTTAACGGAAGCTGA